The genomic window TTGATTGGCTTAAATTTTGTCGGGCGTTCAGGTGACAATCCGGATAATCGACAACTTGTGCGCGATATGGGTGTAAGTGAATAGTAGTTATGAAAATTGTGTCACTTCGACAAGTTTAAATTTGCTCTTTTTTTAGAAAACGCAAAATCTCAATACACGCGCGCGTTCGTTGGTGAATTTCTGCGATGCGCTGAATGGACCCGGAAAACGCAGTGAAACACGCCCGACATCGGTGCATCGTTTACGACCCGGTGATATAGATATCGTGGGTGCTATGGGTGATTCACTAACAGCTGGTAACGGTATTTTCGCGACAAATTTATTACACATTACGGTAGAGAATCGCGGTATGGTCTGGAGTATTGGTGGACAAGGCACTTGGCGACAATATTTAACGATGCCAAATATTTTGAAGGAATTCAATCCAAACTTGTATGGCTACTCGCTGAAAGATGGGCTCTCCACCGATCGCAGTTCGAAGTGAGTGAAGTTTTTaggttaaatttatatttgaaatgtttttatttagatccattttttgtcatttattaatTGCTTCTCCCAACCTCTGAACACAGATTCAACGTCGCTGAGTTGGGCGCCATGTCACGTGACATACCTTACGAAGCGCAAGTGCTGGTCAAACGCTTGTCACGTGATCCGAAAGTGAATATGACCACAGATTGGAAGCTTATCACTTTGCTCATTGGTAATAATGACTTTTGTTCAGACGTCTGTTTTCTGCCACGCCCAGAGGATGCGATCAAGCAGCATGAAGAAAATATGGTGAAGACTTTTCGTTATTTACGCGATAATGTGCCACGTCTCATTATAAATGTAGTGCCATCGCCAAACTTGGAATTCCTAGTGCCTTTGAGTACGAAAACGCCAGTTTGTCATACGACCTTGACATTCGAGTGCCCTTGTTTAGTGGGTAAGTCCAAGCCGCAATTGGTAAGAATGAT from Bactrocera tryoni isolate S06 chromosome 5, CSIRO_BtryS06_freeze2, whole genome shotgun sequence includes these protein-coding regions:
- the LOC120778470 gene encoding phospholipase B1, membrane-associated; this translates as MHATPIKYYILLCALLCHNCHPVLAQRTSLDVTLRNLYRPLRLIGLNFVGRSGDNPDNRQLVRDMGKTQNLNTRARSLVNFCDALNGPGKRSETRPTSVHRLRPGDIDIVGAMGDSLTAGNGIFATNLLHITVENRGMVWSIGGQGTWRQYLTMPNILKEFNPNLYGYSLKDGLSTDRSSKFNVAELGAMSRDIPYEAQVLVKRLSRDPKVNMTTDWKLITLLIGNNDFCSDVCFLPRPEDAIKQHEENMVKTFRYLRDNVPRLIINVVPSPNLEFLVPLSTKTPVCHTTLTFECPCLVGKSKPQLVRMIKLMKDWVAKDKEIVNRDEFNTETFTINLQPFTLFEGFFPSNDDAMKLKFLSEDCFHLSQRGHAISANYLWNNMLEDDDNKSIMDQPTLLKTFRCPTEARPYLVTRVNSAKDFLV